GGACGCCTCCTGTGGGCCGCGATTATGCACGGTGATCTGCACCAGGATGTCCTCGGGAGACTCCTTGGCATATTCCACGAAGACGTCGAAATACCGGTCGTCGGCAAAGATGCCGGTGTCGATGAGCTCGTACTCCAGGTCGTACCGGTTCCGGTGCTGGTTTGTGGCAACGAGGTCGTTGTACGGGAATGCTGCCTGCGGATACTTGTAGAGGTACTTCATGTAGGAGTGCGACGGGGTGTTGTCGAGGTAGTAGTAGTACTCCTTCACGTCCTCGCCGTGGTTCCCCTCGGCATTGGTCAGACCAAAGAGCCGTTCTTTGAGGATGGGATCGGCACCGTTCCAGAGGGCAAGCGCAAAGCAGAGGAGCTGGGTATCGTCGGAGATGCCGGCAATCCCGTCTTCCCCCCACCGGTAGGCGCGGGACCGTGCCTGATCGTGCGTGAAGTAGGCCCAGGAATTGCCGTCCCCCCCATAGTCCTCCCTCACCGTTCCCCATTGCCGTTCGCTCAGGTAGGGCCCCCACCGGCGCCAGGGCACGCCGTTGTTACGGATCTCGAGCAGCCGCTGTCCCTCAGGTACATTGGCCACAAACGTCACAGGTGTCATGCGTGGGCCAGACCATCCGGTACATAATATATTTTTCGAAGAATCAAATTTCGAGTTGCCCCGATGGCACTATACAGCGTTGGATCTCCCGTTTTCGTGAGACCCGGCGGTTCCAGCTCATGACCCACGGCCCGTCCGGGAATGCCGGATGAGGAAGCAGGGCAGGAGGACACCTTAACCGGTACGGCAGGCGGACCGCAAGAAGCCTTTGCCGCTGCCGCCGGACCGGCCCCCTGTTTTCCCGTACGAAGGGTACACTACCCGGCAAAATGCCGGACGATTACATTTATATACACCGGGTCCGTCTGATGCACTCGATTCGAGGGCTGATAGAATGGAGAGTGAACCAGATCCGGCTCCCCGGACATCAACGGCAACCCCACAGGGCGTGCTCCTGCCGCTTGCGCTGGCCCAGTTCATCTGCAGTTACGCTGCTTCGAATATGAACGTGGCCATAACCAACATCGCCACCGACCTGGGGACGACGGTCAGCGGCGTCCAGACGACCATCGCCGTTTTTACGCTCACCATGGCAGCCCTCATGATCCCCGGCAGCAAGTTGACAGATATCCTGGGCCGCACGTACCTCTTCAGGCGAGGCCTCCTCGTCTACGGGGTGGGAGCACTGATAGCGGCAGCGGCGCCGGGGCTCGGGATCCTGATCCTCGGCTATTCGCTCCTCGAAGGCATCGGGACCGCGCTGCTGATCCCGCCCGTGTATATCCTCGCAACCGTCTTCTTTCCCGACCTCACCTCACGCGCCCGCGCCTTCGGTGCGATCAGTGCGGCGGGCGGCGTGGGGGCGGCAGCAGGTCCCCTGGTCGGCGGGATCATCACCACCGCGATCAGCTGGCGGGCAGCCTTTGTCGTGCAGGCTCTTGTTGTCGGAATAATCATCATCCAGAGCCGGAAGATCGTTGATCCGGGAGTGCAGGGCGAGAAACCCGCTTTCGACATCGTCGGAACTATCCTCTCGGCGGCGGGACTCTTCTTTGTGGTGGTCGGCATCCTGCAGGCCTCGACGTACGGCTGGTTTAAGGCCAGCCAGGATTTCGTCATCGGCAATACGGTCGTGATCCCGGAAGGCGGCATCTCGCCGGTATGGGTTTTCGTGCTTATCGGAGCGATTTTACTGATCTGGTTCTTCTGGCATATCCGATCCATGGAACGGGCAGGCAAGGAGCCTCTGTTGCACACCAGGATGTTTAAGAACCGCACATCAAACCTCGGCCTCATCACGCAGAACATCCAGTGGCTGGTCCTCTTAGGCCTCTCCTTTGTGGTCTCCGTCTATGTGCAGACCGTGCGGGGCTACAACGCGATCGAGACCGGTCTGATCCTTACGCCGGCCACGATCGGTATTTTGCTCTCCTCGATGGCCGCGGGCAGGCTGGCGCGGAAGTATTCCCAGGCAACGCTGATCCGGGCGGGGTTTATCGTGACGGTAGCCGGCGTCTTCCTCCTGCTGTTGCTGGTACGAGAAACATCCCCCGTCCTTACGTTCGTGCCGGGCCTCTTTCTGGTCGGTCTGGGCGTAGGGGTCATGCTGACATCCTCGGTCACCGTCGTGCAGTCCAGCTTTCCTGAAGAGGATCAGGGGGAGATCTCGGGCCTGTCACGCAGTGTCTCGAACCTGGGCTCCTCGCTCGGCGTGGCCATTGCAGGAACCGTCATCGTCTCCAGCCTGGTCATCGGGAATTTGGGCTACGCGCTCGCCCTGGTGGTTCTGGTGGTGTTTGCGGGTATAGGCCTCGTAGCCGCGTTCATGCTGCCCGCCACCCCGGTGCCCGAGGCCCCGGAGCCCTGACCCGACCTCGCCTGATTGGCTATCCGAGAGGGGCATGGCAGGGTGGGTTCGTCGGAGCCCTCCGTTTTTGCCGGCCGTAGCCCATTGTAGGGACTCGCAAAAATAAGGGCTCTTACAGTCAATCCCCGGGCGGACCTGCAGATAGTGCGGGAGATCATCAACCCTTCATCGGGCGCGATTACCGAGGGATCATCTCTTCAGTCCACTCCCTCCGCCCGGACGTCCGCGGGACCGGAAGTAGGCCTCGATCTGCTCGAGAGACAGCCCTTTCGTCTCCGGCACGAGCTTGAAGACGAAGAGCCACGCGAGGAGGGCTACCAGGGCGTAGAGGAGGAAGACCCCCGACTCCCCGATGAGATCCACCAGCGAGAGAAACGTCGCTGCAATGATGAAGTTCGCGGCCCAGTTCGTAACCGTCGCGAGGCTCATGGCCAGTCCCCGCACGCTGAGCGGGTAGATCTCGGCGATAAGCAGCCAGAAGATCGGCCCGAGGCCCAGCGCAAAGGAGGCGACATAGATGATGAGGCTCACCGCGGTGATCTGCCCCAGCGAGACGGCCGCCCCTCCGGCGCCGCTGTTCTCGAGGGCGAACCCGATCCCGAGGATCAGCATGGCGATGCCCATGCCGGCAAGGCTCCAGAGGAGGAGCGGGCGGCGTCCCGCCCGGTCGACGAGCCAGATGGCGATGAGGGTCACCAGGACGTTCACGATGCCGATCCCGACCGTCGCGGCGATCGAGGCGGTCGCCTCCGCGAGGCCGGCAAACTGGAAGATGGTCGGGGCGTAGTAGATGACGGTGTTGATCCCGGTTGCCTGCTGGAGGATCGCGAGGCCCACCCCCAGAAGCAGCGGGAGCCGAACAGCAGGCGCGATCAGGTCCGACCACGTGCCCGCCCCTTCCGTGCGCACGCCCCTCTCGATCTCATCGAGTTCTTCCGATACGTCGGCGGTGCCGCGGATCTTCTGCAGGACTTTTGCGGCGGCGTCGCGGCGGTTCACAAACATCAGCCACCGGGGGCTCCGGGGCATCAGGAACATGCCGATAAAGAGAACGGTGCCCGGTATCACTCCCGCGAGGAACATCGCCCGCCAGTCGCCGGCCGCCGCAAAGTAGTAGTTCACGCCGTAGGCGATCAGGATGCCGACCGTTATCAGGAGCTGGTTGAGCGAGACGAGTGCGCCCCGAATACTCTCAGGCGCAATCTCGGAGATGTAGAGAGGAGCGACGAACGAGGCCACCCCGATGGCGATCCCGATCAGGATCCTGCCGACGATGAATATGGAGAAGAGAGGGGAAAGGACGACCACGAACGTGCCCACGATGAAGATCAGCGATGCGGCCAGGATGGAACTGCGGCGCCCCACCCTGTCCGAGAGAGGCCCCCCG
This portion of the Methanoculleus oceani genome encodes:
- a CDS encoding MFS transporter — translated: MESEPDPAPRTSTATPQGVLLPLALAQFICSYAASNMNVAITNIATDLGTTVSGVQTTIAVFTLTMAALMIPGSKLTDILGRTYLFRRGLLVYGVGALIAAAAPGLGILILGYSLLEGIGTALLIPPVYILATVFFPDLTSRARAFGAISAAGGVGAAAGPLVGGIITTAISWRAAFVVQALVVGIIIIQSRKIVDPGVQGEKPAFDIVGTILSAAGLFFVVVGILQASTYGWFKASQDFVIGNTVVIPEGGISPVWVFVLIGAILLIWFFWHIRSMERAGKEPLLHTRMFKNRTSNLGLITQNIQWLVLLGLSFVVSVYVQTVRGYNAIETGLILTPATIGILLSSMAAGRLARKYSQATLIRAGFIVTVAGVFLLLLLVRETSPVLTFVPGLFLVGLGVGVMLTSSVTVVQSSFPEEDQGEISGLSRSVSNLGSSLGVAIAGTVIVSSLVIGNLGYALALVVLVVFAGIGLVAAFMLPATPVPEAPEP
- a CDS encoding sugar porter family MFS transporter; translated protein: MAPEPDRITGLVLVVAAIAAVAGILFGFDTGVISGAILFINEEFSLTSVTTEVAVSAVLMGAIIGALFGGPLSDRVGRRSSILAASLIFIVGTFVVVLSPLFSIFIVGRILIGIAIGVASFVAPLYISEIAPESIRGALVSLNQLLITVGILIAYGVNYYFAAAGDWRAMFLAGVIPGTVLFIGMFLMPRSPRWLMFVNRRDAAAKVLQKIRGTADVSEELDEIERGVRTEGAGTWSDLIAPAVRLPLLLGVGLAILQQATGINTVIYYAPTIFQFAGLAEATASIAATVGIGIVNVLVTLIAIWLVDRAGRRPLLLWSLAGMGIAMLILGIGFALENSGAGGAAVSLGQITAVSLIIYVASFALGLGPIFWLLIAEIYPLSVRGLAMSLATVTNWAANFIIAATFLSLVDLIGESGVFLLYALVALLAWLFVFKLVPETKGLSLEQIEAYFRSRGRPGGGSGLKR